A DNA window from Daucus carota subsp. sativus chromosome 3, DH1 v3.0, whole genome shotgun sequence contains the following coding sequences:
- the LOC108211646 gene encoding probable carboxylesterase 18: METPVSSIDEKAPSLPIKPRVTIALLNSLINVCYKNHDSMRRRLWNFLCKPLLTSSNPEPINGVLTYDVTVDSSRDLWFRVYVPTTTTASLPVIIYFHGGGFVLCSPHIKFYDDVCRRLAAGVLAIVVSVNYRLAPEHKYRAQHIDGFDVLKFIDAKKQILPENADLARCFLAGDSAGGNIAHHVAKSVCESCLVLIKVKGLVAIQPFFGGEERTVSDERIIRPNVVSLELLDQFWRSWLPAGKECNRDHKAVNVTGPQAADLSRLDFPPTIVFVGGLDTLQDWQRRYFNWLRNAGIEVDLVEYPSAIHCFFYFTELPESHQLITDIRQFVCKQESN; this comes from the exons ATGGAAACTCCGGTCAGCTCCATCGATGAAAAAGCACCATCACTTCCTATAAAACCTCGCGTCACTATTGCCTTGCTCAACTCCTTAATAAACGTTTGTTACAAAAATCATGACTCTATGCGTAGACGCCTCTGGAACTTCTTATGCAAACCCTTACTCACTTCATCAAACCCTGAACCCATAAATGGTGTCTTGACTTATGATGTTACTGTCGATTCCTCTCGTGACCTTTGGTTCCGTGTTTACGTGCCAACAACCACCACCGCGTCTCTTCCAGTAATAATTTACTTCCATGGCGGTGGATTCGTTCTTTGTAGTCCTCATATAAAGTTTTATGATGATGTGTGCCGCCGTTTAGCAGCTGGAGTTTTGGCTATTGTTGTGTCAGTTAATTATCGACTTGCACCTGAACACAAGTACCGTGCTCAACATATTGATGGATTTGATGTACTTAAGTTTATAGACGCGAAAAAGCAGATTTTGCCAGAAAATGCAGACCTGGCTAGGTGCTTCCTTGCTGGAGATAGTGCAGGTGGAAATATAGCACACCATGTGGCCAAATCAGTCTGTGAGTCTTGCTTAGTGTTAATTAAG GTTAAAGGACTGGTAGCTATTCAACCATTCTTTGGTGGGGAAGAGCGGACAGTGTCAGACGAGAGAATAATTAGGCCGAATGTGGTGTCTTTGGAGCTGTTAGATCAATTCTGGAGATCATGGTTACCTGCAGGGAAGGAATGTAACAGAGACCACAAGGCAGTCAATGTCACTGGCCCTCAAGCTGCGGATTTATCAAGACTTGATTTTCCGCCAACAATTGTGTTTGTCGGTGGCTTGGATACTTTGCAAGATTGGCAAAGGCGGTACTTTAATTGGCTCAGGAATGCAGGAATTGAAGTTGATTTGGTTGAATATCCAAGCGCCATTCACTGTTTTTTCTACTTCACTGAGTTGCCGGAGTCTCATCAGCTGATAACTGATATCAGACAATTTGTTTGTAAACAAGAGagtaattaa
- the LOC108211474 gene encoding 7-deoxyloganetic acid glucosyltransferase-like, which produces MGKDEAESPHVLIFPLPLQGPVNCMLKLAELLALNHLAVTFLNTDYIHNCLLKNTNIQSRFQNYPGFNFETVPDGLPEGHPRTGDKFIDIANGIEEVSKPLLKEMLTYGKLSFKSSKPVTCMIADGFFSFAVDVAKGAGIPLIYFDTISPCALWTFFCLPRLIELGEVPFKEEDYDRKVKGVLGCENFLRYRDLPSFFRTSDLNQRIVQLILQEVKEFPRSEGMILNTSEHIDGPIVSQLSTICPKTYSIGPLHVLHKSILLSAQKASSQDNSSNSLWEDDKSCMTWLDAQPQKSVIYVSIGSLAVMTIDQLMELWHGIVNSGKRFLWPQRPGSIAGKDGNDAIPAELSDATKERGCIVSWVFQEEVLAHPAIGLFLTHSGWNSTLEGLVEGVPMICWPYFVDQQVNSRFVQEVWRVGIDMKDTCDRVTIEKAVREIMEDKKDEFQSSASKMAELARQSVSDQSGSAHCSFNRLVEDIRVMTKSTPAHE; this is translated from the exons ATGGGCAAGGATGAAGCAGAATCTCCCCATGTACTCATCTTCCCCTTGCCACTACAAGGACCTGTGAATTGCATGCTCAAACTCGCCGAGCTTTTGGCTCTTAACCACCTTGCTGTCACCTTCCTCAACACAGACTACATCCACAACTGCCTGCTCAAAAACACCAATATTCAGTCCCGGTTCCAAAATTATCCTGGATTTAACTTTGAAACCGTCCCGGATGGCCTGCCCGAAGGCCATCCGCGGACAGGTGATAAATTCATTGATATTGCTAATGGTATAGAGGAAGTATCGAAGCCACTTCTGAAAGAGATGTTGACTTATGGAAAGCTTAGTTTCAAGTCAAGCAAGCCAGTGACTTGCATGATAGCAGATGGATTCTTCAGTTTTGCTGTTGATGTAGCTAAGGGTGCTGGgattccacttatttatttcgACACGATCAGCCCTTGTGCTCTTTGGACATTTTTCTGTCTTCCAAGGCTCATTGAGCTGGGAGAGGTTCCTTTTAAAG AAGAGGATTATGACAGAAAGGTTAAGGGTGTGCTCGGATGTGAGAATTTTCTGAGGTACCGTGATCTGCCCAGCTTTTTCCGCACAAGTGACCTAAACCAACGTATAGTTCAACTTATTCTGCAGGAGGTTAAAGAATTCCCACGATCCGAAGGAATGATACTTAACACATCTGAACACATAGACGGGCCTATTGTTTCCCAACTAAGCACTATATGTCCAAAAACTTATTCCATAGGTCCTCTCCATGTGCTCCACAAGTCTATTTTGCTTTCAGCACAGAAAGCCTCATCACAAGACAATTCTTCTAATAGCCTATGGGAAGATGACAAGAGCTGCATGACCTGGCTAGACGCCCAGCCTCAAAAATCGGTGATTTATGTTAGCATTGGAAGTCTTGCAGTCATGACAATAGACCAGCTTATGGAGTTGTGGCATGGCATAGTAAATAGTGGAAAGCGGTTTTTGTGGCCCCAAAGACCTGGATCAATTGCTGGTAAAGATGGTAATGATGCAATCCCGGCTGAACTTTCTGATGCTACGAAGGAGAGGGGGTGTATAGTGAGTTGGGTATTTCAAGAGGAAGTTTTAGCACACCCTGCTATTGGATTATTTTTGACTCACAGTGGTTGGAACTCAACTTTGGAGGGTTTAGTTGAGGGAGTGCCAATGATTTGTTGGCCTTATTTCGTCGACCAACAAGTGAACAGCAGATTTGTACAAGAAGTATGGAGGGTTGGAATCGATATGAAAGACACTTGTGATAGAGTTACAATTGAAAAGGCAGTGAGGGAAATTATGGAGGATAAGAAAGATGAATTTCAGAGTTCTGCTTCCAAGATGGCTGAACTTGCTAGGCAGAGTGTTTCTGACCAAAGTGGATCGGCCCATTGTAGTTTTAATCGCTTAGTTGAAGACATTAGAGTGATGACAAAGAGTACACCAGCTCATGAGTAA
- the LOC108211647 gene encoding probable carboxylesterase 18, producing MEIPLTSAAKPPSFPIKSRINIALLNFLINLCYKNHDTIHRSLWNFLCKPLLTSSNPKPINGVFTYDVTVDPSRDLWFRVYVPTDTKASLPVIIYFHGGGFVICSPHIKFYDVVCRRFAAEVQAIVVSVNYRLAPEHKYPAQHVDGFDVLKFIDGEKEILPENADLARCFLAGDSAGGNIAHHVAKIVCESYSGKIEVKGVIAIQPFFGGEERTESEKRITGPSLVPLERLDQFWRSWLPAGDGHNKDHKAINVTGPEAVDLSTLDFPATIVFVGDLDILQDWQRRYYNWLKNGGIQVDLVEYRNSIHCFFLFPDLPQSHQLFTDISKFVHQQEIK from the exons ATGGAAATCCCACTCACCTCCGCCGCAAAACCACCGTCATTTCCCATAAAATCCCGTATCAACATCGCCTTACTAAACTTCTTGATAAACCTTTGCTACAAAAATCATGACACGATCCATAGAAGCCTCTGGAACTTCTTATGCAAACCCTTACTCACTTCATCAAACCCTAAGCCCATAAATGGTGTCTTCACCTATGACGTTACTGTCGATCCCTCTCGTGACCTTTGGTTCCGTGTTTACGTGCCAACGGACACGAAAGCTTCTCTTCCGGTGATCATTTACTTCCATGGCGGTGGATTCGTAATTTGTAGTCCACATATAAAGTTTTATGATGTTGTGTGCCGCCGTTTTGCAGCTGAGGTTCAGGCTATTGTTGTTTCGGTTAATTATCGACTTGCACCCGAACACAAGTACCCTGCTCAACATGTTGATGGATTCGATGTGCTTAAGTTTATTGATGGGGAAAAAGAGATATTGCCGGAAAATGCAGATCTGGCTAGGTGCTTTCTTGCGGGAGATAGTGCAGGTGGAAATATAGCCCACCATGTCGCAAAAATAGTCTGCGAGTCATATTCAGGGAAAATTGAG GTAAAAGGAGTTATTGCTATTCAACCATTTTTTGGCGGGGAAGAGCGGACAGAATCAGAAAAGAGAATAACAGGCCCCTCTCTTGTGCCTTTGGAGCGGTTAGATCAATTCTGGAGGTCTTGGTTGCCAGCAGGGGACGGACATAACAAGGATCACAAGGCGATTAATGTCACCGGTCCTGAAGCTGTGGACTTATCAACATTGGATTTCCCTGCAACAATTGTGTTTGTGGGAGATTTGGATATCTTGCAGGATTGGCAAAGACGGTACTACAATTGGCTCAAGAATGGTGGAATTCAAGTTGATTTGGTTGAATACCGGAACTCCATtcattgtttttttcttttccctGATTTGCCGCAGTCTCATCAGCTATTCACTGATATCAGCAAATTTGTTCATCAACAAGAGATCAAGTAA
- the LOC108215459 gene encoding G-type lectin S-receptor-like serine/threonine-protein kinase At5g24080 isoform X2, with the protein MTESSNGVVILITLLNILVYKLQKLKEAQRGNGLQLSARQSCRRFSLRDIQWATNNFHEELVIGKGGFGNVYKGIIDFGESQVAIKRLGTRSRQGIKEFHTEIEMLSKFRHGHLVSLIGYCDDCEEMILVYDYMPRGTLADHLHKRVKHGDLSLPCLSWVQRLKICIGAAHGLDYLHTGTSTESRVIHRDVKTTNILLDDNFAAKISDFGLSKTGPTNQTHTYVSTRVKGTFGYLDPFYVSTHRLTRKSDVYSFGVVLFEVLCGRPAVDKSLDEEQINLAGWAQHCFKERLLDQITDPKIRQDISSDSLNAYVDVAIRCLCNQPKLRPSMAEVVVGLETALTLQEKSDHYTLVEISPTDFSQQYEDGSTFKVKNTNHNRQYENTGDGSVKPINGWRGRNQLYARMNFTKRASGLLSITARAFSVNKDAKTSKYYNGAQEVTSNKSQAADPPNFLPLDPSVNPTPPSHEVLQPSSLKIFTFNDLSVATRKFHRDNILGEGGFGCVYKGWVDKNTFGAAEWGTGLAIAVKKLGRKAIQGHQEWSAEVKYLGRLSHPNLVKLIGYCSEEEHRLIVYEFMPHGSLDKHIYRGDPSCQPLSWNLRISAALDVAKALAYLHSPEANNYKAKLTDFGSARDGPENESTHVSTRVMGTYGYAAPEYMATGLLTKKSDVYTFGVVLLEILTGRRAHDTTLPTKEQNLVHWASPYLTSKHKILRVMDADMKGQCTTGAALKLSSLALKCLSQDPKLRPDTNEVVIALEKLQ; encoded by the exons ATGACAGAAAGCTCAAATGGGGTGGTCATTCTGATCACTCTGTTGAATATCTTGGTTTATAAGCTACAGAAACTCAAAGAAGCACAGCGAGGCAATGGCCTACAACTGTCAGCACGACAATCATGTCGTCGTTTCTCACTTAGAGACATTCAGTGGGCAACAAACAACTTCCATGAGGAACTGGTGATCGGAAAAGGTGGATTTGGGAATGTTTACAAAGGGATCATAGACTTTGGAGAGAGCCAAGTTGCTATAAAGCGCTTGGGGACCAGGTCCAGGCAAGGAATCAAGGAATTTCACACAGAGATTGAGATGCTGTCCAAGTTTCGACACGGCCACTTGGTCTCTCTCATTGGTTATTGTGATGATTGTGAGGAGATGATCCTAGTGTATGATTATATGCCCCGTGGAACCCTGGCTGATCATCTGCATAAAAGGGTCAAACATGGTGATCTTTCTTTGCCTTGTTTGTCGTGGGTGCAGCGCCTCAAGATTTGCATTGGGGCGGCTCATGGATTAGACTATCTTCACACTGGTACAAGTACTGAGAGTAGAGTTATACACAGAGATGTCAAGACGACAAACATTCTGCTTGATGACAATTTTGCAGCTAAAATTTCGGACTTTGGATTGTCCAAAACAGGCCCAACAAATCAAACACACACTTATGTAAGCACCCGTGTTAAAGGCACATTTGGTTATCTAGATCCCTTCTATGTCTCGACACACAGATTGACCAGGAAATCTGACGTCTATTCATTTGGTGTGGTGTTGTTTGAGGTCTTGTGCGGAAGACCAGCTGTTGATAAGAGTCTGGATGAAGAGCAAATCAATTTAGCTGGATGGGCACAACACTGCTTCAAAGAGAGACTCTTGGACCAGATAACTGATCCTAAAATCAGGCAGGACATTTCCTCTGATTCATTAAATGCCTACGTTGATGTTGCGATCAGGTGTTTATGCAATCAACCTAAGCTCCGTCCTAGTATGGCTGAGGTTGTGGTTGGGCTTGAAACTGCACTGACATTGCAGGAAAAGAGTGATCACTATACTTTAGTTGAGATATCGCCTACTGATTTTAGCCAACAATATGAAGATGGTTCAACCTTTAAGGTGAAAAATACTAATCACAATCGCCAATATGAAAATACAGGAGACGGTAGTGTCAAACCTATTAATGGTTGGAGAGGCAGGAACCAGTTATATGCTAGAATGAATTTCACAAAACGGGCAAGTGGTCTACTCTCAATTACAGCTCGGGCATTCTCAG TAAATAAAGATGCAAAGACATCGAAATACTATAATGGTGCACAGGAAGTTACTAGCAATAAGTCGCAGGCCGCTGATCCTCCGAACTTCTTACCACTAGATCCATCAGTGAATCCAACACCTCCGAGCCATGAAGTTCTGCAGCCATCAAGTTTGAAGATTTTTACATTCAATGATCTTAGTGTAGCTACCAGGAAGTTCCATCGTGACAATATATTAGGGGAAGGTGGTTTTGGTTGTGTTTATAAGGGTTGGGTTGATAAGAACACATTTGGTGCTGCTGAATGGGGCACTGGCCTAGCTATTGCAGTAAAGAAGTTAGGTCGAAAGGCGATTCAAGGCCACCAGGAGTGGTCT GCAGAAGTCAAATATCTGGGGAGACTTTCTCATCCTAATCTTGTGAAATTGATCGGGTACTGCTCAGAAGAGGAGCATCGGCTTATAGTATATGAGTTCATGCCACATGGCAGCTTGGATAAGCATATATACAGGG GAGATCCTTCATGTCAACCGCTGTCTTGGAATCTTCGTATAAGTGCTGCTCTTGATGTAGCAAAGGCTCTTGCTTATCTTCATAGTCCAGAAGCAAAT AATTACAAGGCGAAGCTCACTGATTTCGGGTCGGCAAGAGATGGACCAGAAAATGAAAGTACCCATGTGAGCACGAGAGTTATGGGAACATATGGTTATGCAGCCCCGGAATATATGGCTACAG GTCTGCTAACAAAGAAAAGTGATGTCTATACCTTTGGAGTTGTTCTCCTAGAAATTTTGACAGGACGAAGAGCACATGACACTACACTTCCAACAAAGGAACAAAACCTTGTTCATTGGGCTTCACCTTACCTTACCAGCAAGCATAAGATTTTACGTGTCATGGACGCAGACATGAAAGGCCAATGTACAACCGGAGCAGCTCTCAAGCTTTCTTCCCTGGCGCTTAAATGCCTCTCTCAAGATCCTAAATTAAGACCTGACACAAATGAGGTGGTAATAGCATTAGAGAAGCTTCAATGA
- the LOC108215460 gene encoding 18.2 kDa class I heat shock protein yields MSMIPSLFGRRSSNAFDPFSLDGWDQLQGFPFNNFSFGQLSDQFRSREASFANATIDWKETPEAHVFKADVPGLKKEEVKVEVEDDRVLQISGERTREQEDKGDTWHRVERSSGKFLRRFRLPENAKLDQVKAGMENGVLTVTVPKEVVKKPDVKSIQISG; encoded by the coding sequence ATGTCGATGATTCCAAGCTTGTTCGGGCGCAGATCATCAAACGCATTCGACCCATTCTCTCTAGACGGGTGGGATCAATTGCAGGGCTTTCCCTTCAACAACTTCAGCTTCGGGCAGCTCTCTGATCAGTTTCGTTCAAGGGAGGCTTCTTTCGCCAACGCAACCATTGACTGGAAGGAGACTCCCGAGGCTCACGTGTTTAAAGCAGATGTGCCTGGCCTTAAGAAGGAAGAGGTCAAGGTGGAAGTGGAAGATGATCGTGTTCTTCAGATCAGCGGAGAGAGGACTCGTGAGCAGGAGGACAAGGGTGACACGTGGCACCGCGTGGAGAGGAGCAGCGGCAAGTTCTTGAGGAGGTTCAGGCTTCCGGAGAATGCCAAGCTGGATCAGGTCAAGGCCGGGATGGAGAATGGGGTTCTGACTGTGACTGTGCCTAAGGAGGTGGTTAAGAAGCCTGATGTCAAGTCCATTCAGATTTCTGGTTGA
- the LOC108211516 gene encoding 17.3 kDa class I heat shock protein, with translation MSMIPSFFGRRSSNVFDPFSLDVWDPLHGFPFNSSSFGPLSDQLRSGEASFANATIDWKETPEAHVFKADVPGLKKEEVKVEVEDDRVLQISGERTREQEDKGDTWHRVERSSGKFLRRFRLPENAKVDQVKAGMENGVLTVTVPKEQVVKKHDVKSIQISG, from the coding sequence ATGTCGATGATTCCCAGCTTCTTCGGGCGCAGATCATCCAACGTATTCGACCCATTCTCTCTGGACGTTTGGGACCCACTCCATGGCTTTCCCTTCAACAGCTCCAGCTTCGGGCCGCTCTCGGATCAGCTCCGTTCAGGGGAGGCTTCTTTCGCCAACGCAACCATAGACTGGAAGGAGACTCCCGAGGCTCACGTGTTCAAAGCTGATGTGCCTGGCCTTAAGAAGGAAGAGGTCAAGGTGGAAGTGGAAGATGATCGTGTCCTTCAGATCAGCGGAGAGAGGACTCGTGAGCAGGAGGACAAGGGCGACACTTGGCACCGTGTCGAGAGGAGCAGTGGCAAGTTCCTGAGGAGGTTCAGGCTTCCGGAGAATGCAAAGGTGGATCAGGTCAAGGCTGGGATGGAGAATGGGGTTCTGACTGTGACCGTGCCTAAGGAGCAGGTTGTTAAGAAGCATGATGTCAAGTCCATCCAGATTTCTGGTTGA
- the LOC108215459 gene encoding chitin elicitor receptor kinase 1-like isoform X1: protein MTESSNGVVILITLLNILVYKLQKLKEAQRGNGLQLSARQSCRRFSLRDIQWATNNFHEELVIGKGGFGNVYKGIIDFGESQVAIKRLGTRSRQGIKEFHTEIEMLSKFRHGHLVSLIGYCDDCEEMILVYDYMPRGTLADHLHKRVKHGDLSLPCLSWVQRLKICIGAAHGLDYLHTGTSTESRVIHRDVKTTNILLDDNFAAKISDFGLSKTGPTNQTHTYVSTRVKGTFGYLDPFYVSTHRLTRKSDVYSFGVVLFEVLCGRPAVDKSLDEEQINLAGWAQHCFKERLLDQITDPKIRQDISSDSLNAYVDVAIRCLCNQPKLRPSMAEVVVGLETALTLQEKSDHYTLVEISPTDFSQQYEDGSTFKVKNTNHNRQYENTGDGSVKPINGWRGRNQLYARMNFTKRASGLLSITARAFSVNKDAKTSKYYNGAQEVTSNKSQAADPPNFLPLDPSVNPTPPSHEVLQPSSLKIFTFNDLSVATRKFHRDNILGEGGFGCVYKGWVDKNTFGAAEWGTGLAIAVKKLGRKAIQGHQEWSAEVKYLGRLSHPNLVKLIGYCSEEEHRLIVYEFMPHGSLDKHIYRGDPSCQPLSWNLRISAALDVAKALAYLHSPEANVIFRDPKTSNIVMDYNYKAKLTDFGSARDGPENESTHVSTRVMGTYGYAAPEYMATGLLTKKSDVYTFGVVLLEILTGRRAHDTTLPTKEQNLVHWASPYLTSKHKILRVMDADMKGQCTTGAALKLSSLALKCLSQDPKLRPDTNEVVIALEKLQ from the exons ATGACAGAAAGCTCAAATGGGGTGGTCATTCTGATCACTCTGTTGAATATCTTGGTTTATAAGCTACAGAAACTCAAAGAAGCACAGCGAGGCAATGGCCTACAACTGTCAGCACGACAATCATGTCGTCGTTTCTCACTTAGAGACATTCAGTGGGCAACAAACAACTTCCATGAGGAACTGGTGATCGGAAAAGGTGGATTTGGGAATGTTTACAAAGGGATCATAGACTTTGGAGAGAGCCAAGTTGCTATAAAGCGCTTGGGGACCAGGTCCAGGCAAGGAATCAAGGAATTTCACACAGAGATTGAGATGCTGTCCAAGTTTCGACACGGCCACTTGGTCTCTCTCATTGGTTATTGTGATGATTGTGAGGAGATGATCCTAGTGTATGATTATATGCCCCGTGGAACCCTGGCTGATCATCTGCATAAAAGGGTCAAACATGGTGATCTTTCTTTGCCTTGTTTGTCGTGGGTGCAGCGCCTCAAGATTTGCATTGGGGCGGCTCATGGATTAGACTATCTTCACACTGGTACAAGTACTGAGAGTAGAGTTATACACAGAGATGTCAAGACGACAAACATTCTGCTTGATGACAATTTTGCAGCTAAAATTTCGGACTTTGGATTGTCCAAAACAGGCCCAACAAATCAAACACACACTTATGTAAGCACCCGTGTTAAAGGCACATTTGGTTATCTAGATCCCTTCTATGTCTCGACACACAGATTGACCAGGAAATCTGACGTCTATTCATTTGGTGTGGTGTTGTTTGAGGTCTTGTGCGGAAGACCAGCTGTTGATAAGAGTCTGGATGAAGAGCAAATCAATTTAGCTGGATGGGCACAACACTGCTTCAAAGAGAGACTCTTGGACCAGATAACTGATCCTAAAATCAGGCAGGACATTTCCTCTGATTCATTAAATGCCTACGTTGATGTTGCGATCAGGTGTTTATGCAATCAACCTAAGCTCCGTCCTAGTATGGCTGAGGTTGTGGTTGGGCTTGAAACTGCACTGACATTGCAGGAAAAGAGTGATCACTATACTTTAGTTGAGATATCGCCTACTGATTTTAGCCAACAATATGAAGATGGTTCAACCTTTAAGGTGAAAAATACTAATCACAATCGCCAATATGAAAATACAGGAGACGGTAGTGTCAAACCTATTAATGGTTGGAGAGGCAGGAACCAGTTATATGCTAGAATGAATTTCACAAAACGGGCAAGTGGTCTACTCTCAATTACAGCTCGGGCATTCTCAG TAAATAAAGATGCAAAGACATCGAAATACTATAATGGTGCACAGGAAGTTACTAGCAATAAGTCGCAGGCCGCTGATCCTCCGAACTTCTTACCACTAGATCCATCAGTGAATCCAACACCTCCGAGCCATGAAGTTCTGCAGCCATCAAGTTTGAAGATTTTTACATTCAATGATCTTAGTGTAGCTACCAGGAAGTTCCATCGTGACAATATATTAGGGGAAGGTGGTTTTGGTTGTGTTTATAAGGGTTGGGTTGATAAGAACACATTTGGTGCTGCTGAATGGGGCACTGGCCTAGCTATTGCAGTAAAGAAGTTAGGTCGAAAGGCGATTCAAGGCCACCAGGAGTGGTCT GCAGAAGTCAAATATCTGGGGAGACTTTCTCATCCTAATCTTGTGAAATTGATCGGGTACTGCTCAGAAGAGGAGCATCGGCTTATAGTATATGAGTTCATGCCACATGGCAGCTTGGATAAGCATATATACAGGG GAGATCCTTCATGTCAACCGCTGTCTTGGAATCTTCGTATAAGTGCTGCTCTTGATGTAGCAAAGGCTCTTGCTTATCTTCATAGTCCAGAAGCAAATGTGATTTTTCGTGATCCCAAAACATCTAATATAGTGATGGATTAT AATTACAAGGCGAAGCTCACTGATTTCGGGTCGGCAAGAGATGGACCAGAAAATGAAAGTACCCATGTGAGCACGAGAGTTATGGGAACATATGGTTATGCAGCCCCGGAATATATGGCTACAG GTCTGCTAACAAAGAAAAGTGATGTCTATACCTTTGGAGTTGTTCTCCTAGAAATTTTGACAGGACGAAGAGCACATGACACTACACTTCCAACAAAGGAACAAAACCTTGTTCATTGGGCTTCACCTTACCTTACCAGCAAGCATAAGATTTTACGTGTCATGGACGCAGACATGAAAGGCCAATGTACAACCGGAGCAGCTCTCAAGCTTTCTTCCCTGGCGCTTAAATGCCTCTCTCAAGATCCTAAATTAAGACCTGACACAAATGAGGTGGTAATAGCATTAGAGAAGCTTCAATGA